Genomic DNA from Corallococcus macrosporus:
TGACGTTCCCCACGGACGTGAAGGGGTTTGGCGTCTCCAAGAAGCTGGACAAGGTGGGCAACCTGTCCTCGGACACGGCCATCCTCTACTTCGAGGACTGCCGCATCCCCGCGCGCTACGTGCTGGGCGAGGAGAACCAGGGCTTCTACCACATCATGACCAACTTCCAGGGTGAGCGCCTGGTGGGCGCCATCACCACGGTGGGCGGCATGGACCGGATGCTGGAGGACGCGCTCCAGTACGGCAACGAGCGCGAGGCCTTCGGCCGGCCGCTGATCAAGTTCCAGGTGTGGCGCCACAAGTTCGTGGAGCACCTGACGGCGGTGGAGGCGGCGCGGCGGCTCAACTACTACGCGGTGGACCTCTACGACCGGAAGGAGAACCCGGTGAAGGAGATCTCCATGGCGAAGCTCTTCGCCGGAGACCTGGCCCAGCGCGTGGCCTACGACTGCCAGCAGTTCTTCGGCGGCATGGGCTACATCGAGGAGACGCCCATCGCGCGCATGTGGCGCGACGTGCGGCTCATCACCATCGGCGGCGGCACCTCCGAGGTGATGAAGGAGATCATCTCCAAGCTGTACGGCTTCTAGCTACTTCCTGCCGAAGAGGGCCTCCGCGGCGCTGAGCATCGCGTCGCGGGAGTCCTTCTGGTGCAGGCCGCCTTCGCCCAACTGGAAGAGCTCGCAGAAGTTGGCCTCGTCCTTGTCGCGGGGCACCTCCGCGAAGGGCTCCTTGCAGGCCTTGGCCACGGACTCGTCGAAGTGCCGGCAGTTGCGGCACGAGCGCAGGTCCTCCTCGCAGCCGGGGCACGTGTCGCGCCGGCCGACTTGATTCGCGATGATGTCGAGCTTGCGTCCGCAGTGCGCGCAGCCGGGCATGGCGGTCCTCCCCGTCAGACAACAACGGGGCGCATCCTGCCAGACTCCTAGCGCTGGACGCTGGGCGCGAACGCCGGGGCGGGCAGGGAGGAGGCTTCCTGGGGCCGGCGCAGCTCGCCGGTGGCGTCCAGGAGCTGGTCGTCCAGCCGCTTGAGCAGGAAGAGGACGTAGGCGGACAGGGCGGACAGGACGGCGGCCATGATGCCCAGCAGCATCCCGCGCTGCCAGCGGTGGGCCTGCTCCATCACGCC
This window encodes:
- a CDS encoding acyl-CoA dehydrogenase family protein — its product is MLNPFTEEHEAFRRSVRAFVEKEMAPHGLDWDRAGIFPRELFKKCGELGFLGINHDPKYGGSGLDYWYVTAFAEELSRSRNAGVNMALLVQSQMATPIINEIGTDEQKREFLEPALKGERIAALGVSEPGCGSDVASIKTTARRDGDDYVINGSKMWITNGTRADFITLAVRTGEEGYGGISLVTFPTDVKGFGVSKKLDKVGNLSSDTAILYFEDCRIPARYVLGEENQGFYHIMTNFQGERLVGAITTVGGMDRMLEDALQYGNEREAFGRPLIKFQVWRHKFVEHLTAVEAARRLNYYAVDLYDRKENPVKEISMAKLFAGDLAQRVAYDCQQFFGGMGYIEETPIARMWRDVRLITIGGGTSEVMKEIISKLYGF